Genomic segment of Bradyrhizobium diazoefficiens:
CTGGACGAATCAACCCAACGTTTCGCCCATCTGGATGGGCGCGCCAAGACCGGGTGATGCCCAGGTCATAATTTTTGCTGGATGTGCACGCTCGCGGGACGACACGGCGAGGTGGGACCCGCATCGCCTGATTCGTCGCTGGGCGATCCGTGGGGCCGCCGACCTGCGCCGCCGACCTGGCCACAGTGGCGGGTCCGACTTGCGGGTGCCGGCTTGCTGGTGGCTTGGGGGCGCGCTAGGACAGGCCATGTTAGGACAGACGACGATGGCCATGTTCTCTTCGAGCAAGCTTATCCCGCGATGACGACGCCCGCAGCGCTCACCATCGCAGGCTCCGATTCGAGCGGCGGTGCCGGCATTCAGGCCGATTTGAAGACCTTTGCTGCGCTCGGGGTCTACGGCGCTTCCGCCATCACGGCGCTGACCGCGCAGAACACGAAGGGCGTCACCGGCATTCACGCGGTGCCCGCAGACTTCGTTACCGCGCAGATCGATGCGGTGTTCTCCGATCTCGACGTCGGCGCGGTGAAGATCGGCATGGTGGCGCAGGCCGCAGGCATCGATGCGATCGCTGCTGCGCTGTCGCGCTGGAAGCCCCGCCATATCGTGCTCGATCCCGTGATGGTCGCAACATCCGGCGATCGGTTGCTGGCCGCGGAGGCCGTTGAGGCCCTGCGCACGAAGCTGATGCGGCTCGCCTCGGTGATCACGCCCAATCTGCCGGAGGCGGCCGCGCTCCTCGATGAGCCGATCGCGGCAAGCGAGGCGGAGATCGAGAGCCAGGGACGCCGCCTTCTGGCGCTCGGCTGTCGCGCGGTCCTGATCAAGGGCGGCCACGGCGAGGGCGCAGAAAGCATCGACTATCTCGTCAGCGCCGGCAACACGATCGCACTCGCCGCGTCGCGCGTCGCCACCCGCAACACCCACGGCACCGGCTGCTCGCTGTCATCGGCTATCGCGGCGGGCCTCGCCAAGGGCGAGGATCTCGAAACGGCCGTGCGCAACGCCAAGAGCTGGATCAGCGCGGCGATCGCTTCTGCCGACCGCTTCAGCGTCGGTCACGGCCACGGGCCGATCCATCATTTCCACAAGTTTTACTGACGCCGTCTTCGCGCGGCGGCACGGCTCCCGGCCGTTAGCCAAAGGGTCGGTCCGGTTCCGGACTTTTGCGGGGACCCCTGGCCGTTTCATGTCGCCTGATTGTCGCATGCGACTGATATTCGCGGGAAGGGCGAGGCAAGGTTTGATTCGTATCTGAGGGTGCCTCAAAGGTTCAATCGGTCATCCCCCTGTCACGGGACATTGTTACAGGCTGTCGCATGGGAAGTTACGATGTGAGTGACGAAAGCCCGGAGCGGCGCTTTCGCACGTTGTTCATCTCCGACGTTCATCTCGGAGCCCGCGGCTCGCAAGCCGACCTTTTGCTGGATTTCCTGCGCTACCACGATGCCGACACCATCTATCTCGTCGGCGACATCGTTGATGGCTGGGCGCTGAAATCGAGCTGGCACTGGCCACAATCGCACAACGATCTCGTGCAGAAGCTGCTGCGCAAGGCGCGCAAGGGCGCCAAGATCGTCTACATCCCCGGCAATCACGACGAGTTCCTGCGCAACTATTACGGAACGCATTTCGGCGGCATCGATGTGGTCGAAAACACCGTCCACACCGGCGTTGACGGCAAGCGCTATCTCGTCATCCACGGCGACATCTTCGACCTCGTGGTGCAGAACGCGCGCTGGCTCGCCCATCTCGGCGACAAGGCCTACGACTTCGCGATCCAGATGAATCGCTTCGTCAACTTCTTCCGCCGCATGTTCAAAGTGCCGTATTGGTCGCTGTCGCAATGGGCCAAGCAGAAGGTCAAGAACGCGGTGAACTATATCGGTGCGTTCGAGCAGGCGCTCGCCGCCGAGGCGCGGCGCCATGACGCCGACGGCGTGATCTGCGGCCACATCCACTACGCCGTGATCCGCGACGAGAACGGCATCCGCTACATGAATTGCGGCGACTGGGTGGAGAGCTGCACCGCGCTGGTCGAGCACGATGACGGGCGTTTCGAGATCATCACCTGGGCGGATCATTTGCAGAAGCCGGCGGAAGTCCCGCAGGTGGCAGCCAGGGCTGCATGACAGAGGCAGCTTGATGCGCATTCTGGTCGCGACCGACGCCTGGCACCCGCAAGTCAACGGTGTGGTTCGGACGCTGACCAAGCTCGCTGATGCCGCCGCGACGTTTGGCGTCGAGTTCACGTTCCTGACGCCGCAATCGTTCCGCACTTTCGCGATGCCGAGCTATCGCGACGTGCGGCTGGCGATGCCGCGCCCGGCGCGAATCGCGAAGCTGATCGAGGAGGCGCGTCCCGACAGCATCCATATCGCGACGGAAGGGCCGATCGGCCTGATGGTCCGCCGCTACTGCCGGCAACGCAAGCTGCCGTTCACGACCAGCTTCCACACCCGCTTTCCCGAATATGTCCGCGCCCGTGTGCCGGTTCCGGGCTCCCTGATCTGGCGGGCGCTGCGCCGCTTCCACAGCCCCAGCCGGGCCGTCATGGCGGCCACGCCGGCGCTGGCCCAGGAGCTCGGCGAGCGCGGCTTTGCCAACGTCGTGCTGTGGCCGCGCGGCGTCGACACCCATCTGTTCCACCCGCGCGCCATCGACCTCTGCCTGCCGGCCCCGGTGTTTCTCTCGGTCGGCCGTGTGGCGGTGGAGAAGAATCTCGAGGCCTTCCTCGACCTCGATTTGCCCGGCACCAAGGTGATCGTCGGCGACGGGCCGGCGCGCATCGCGCTGGAAGAGGCCTATCCCGACGCGATTTTCCTGGGTGAGAAGCACGGCGAGGAACTGGCCGACATCTATGCGGCGGCGGACGTCTTCGTGTTTCCGAGCAAGACCGACACGTTCGGCCTGGTCCTGCTCGAGGCGCTGGCGAGCGGCC
This window contains:
- the thiD gene encoding bifunctional hydroxymethylpyrimidine kinase/phosphomethylpyrimidine kinase, translating into MTTPAALTIAGSDSSGGAGIQADLKTFAALGVYGASAITALTAQNTKGVTGIHAVPADFVTAQIDAVFSDLDVGAVKIGMVAQAAGIDAIAAALSRWKPRHIVLDPVMVATSGDRLLAAEAVEALRTKLMRLASVITPNLPEAAALLDEPIAASEAEIESQGRRLLALGCRAVLIKGGHGEGAESIDYLVSAGNTIALAASRVATRNTHGTGCSLSSAIAAGLAKGEDLETAVRNAKSWISAAIASADRFSVGHGHGPIHHFHKFY
- a CDS encoding UDP-2,3-diacylglucosamine diphosphatase, coding for MGSYDVSDESPERRFRTLFISDVHLGARGSQADLLLDFLRYHDADTIYLVGDIVDGWALKSSWHWPQSHNDLVQKLLRKARKGAKIVYIPGNHDEFLRNYYGTHFGGIDVVENTVHTGVDGKRYLVIHGDIFDLVVQNARWLAHLGDKAYDFAIQMNRFVNFFRRMFKVPYWSLSQWAKQKVKNAVNYIGAFEQALAAEARRHDADGVICGHIHYAVIRDENGIRYMNCGDWVESCTALVEHDDGRFEIITWADHLQKPAEVPQVAARAA
- a CDS encoding glycosyltransferase family 1 protein codes for the protein MRILVATDAWHPQVNGVVRTLTKLADAAATFGVEFTFLTPQSFRTFAMPSYRDVRLAMPRPARIAKLIEEARPDSIHIATEGPIGLMVRRYCRQRKLPFTTSFHTRFPEYVRARVPVPGSLIWRALRRFHSPSRAVMAATPALAQELGERGFANVVLWPRGVDTHLFHPRAIDLCLPAPVFLSVGRVAVEKNLEAFLDLDLPGTKVIVGDGPARIALEEAYPDAIFLGEKHGEELADIYAAADVFVFPSKTDTFGLVLLEALASGLPVAAFPVKGPRDVIGDAPVGALDHDLRNACFAALDISRPACVEFASNYTWEASARAFVDSIRAVGAVLPGRDGADQPRFVA